The genome window CTGCCCGATCCTCATCGCAGGAAGAAAATACTTTGGGGAGCCATCTCCGCTTTGATGGTCGTGGTTCTGGTTTTAGGCGGCATACGGATGAAACAAAGCGGCGCGCTGGATTGGCTCACCGGAAAAGGTACGCTCACGGGGGTTGTGGTGGATGACTTTCACCGCCCTATCCCTGCCGATGTTTATTTGCTCGACCTGGATCGGAGTACCCGTTGTGATGAATTTGGACGCTTTACTTTTGAGGGGGTTCCTGCGGGAACCCACACAATACTTATTGCGTACCGTGTAGCAGGCAGAGAATATCCTGCGCAGGTTTTCAGTGGCCGCATCAATGATGCAGGTACGTTGCGTTTTCTGCCGGGAGATTTTGATCATGGGTGGAGTCAGGCGGTGAATGCGTTGCCTTAATTGTGAATTTACCGGTAAAGAAAAAAGCCCTCTGCAAGATGCCACTTGCCCGCAGAGGGCTTAACTTTTCAATCATCGTCCTCGGTTTTATTCTCGTTTTCTTTGCCCGTTTTGCCAGTGGCGTCCTCACCGACTCCTAAAGAATTTTCCAAGCCAAGAATCAGGGCTTGCTTTTCCTGAGCGCTCAGGCGTGCCTCGGGGTGCATGGGAAGGTAGAACCATGGAGGCATGGAGCCATTTTCAATCACTTTACGAACCTCATCGGCTTCGTTCTTTCGTATTCCCCACTCCGAAACGTTCAATTTGTTTCGTCCTTCTCTCACATCTCGAACAATCAGCCAGGAGGCGGGG of Anaerolinea thermophila UNI-1 contains these proteins:
- a CDS encoding carboxypeptidase-like regulatory domain-containing protein, with product MIFEESPSLELYKKGIPEKLPDPHRRKKILWGAISALMVVVLVLGGIRMKQSGALDWLTGKGTLTGVVVDDFHRPIPADVYLLDLDRSTRCDEFGRFTFEGVPAGTHTILIAYRVAGREYPAQVFSGRINDAGTLRFLPGDFDHGWSQAVNALP
- a CDS encoding heme-binding domain-containing protein, translated to MKNKVFLFGSLFILIVFGVLQVIPVEAVQKNPAVIAEPAWDSPQTREMFMRACGDCHSNETAWPWYSRIAPASWLIVRDVREGRNKLNVSEWGIRKNEADEVRKVIENGSMPPWFYLPMHPEARLSAQEKQALILGLENSLGVGEDATGKTGKENENKTEDDD